AGGATGGAGAGAGTGCATgattctaccttttttttttttttgtagttcttgatattCCACTTGCATCCACCATGATTAGGGTTTTCATAATAATGTGATGTTTGGCTTTCAATTAAAGTAAAAGAATGACGGGATAAGTATCAAGATTGAGCCATTTGTTGGTGCCTTTTTTTGAGCTCGACAGTTGATTATATGATCTTTATAATGGCTCAGATGGCAGAGGTGTGAAtccataatttaataaaataattagaaaaaaaaaagataccagAATTTAAAGTAGTTTTAACACTATAAGAGACAGTTTGGATtggaaaatgaattgagatcactactatttattattattcacaaatttcaatttataaattttactattatttataaacaattcatctcatctatgaatccaaacgggacctgaGATCTACGTGGATGGATTAAAAGAGAATAATTCCTctataaatgcatttttttatacaaatttccGGCTGGAGGAAATAATGTGAAGCCATAGCAGTTTTATCTCCACCAATATTAGTCAGCATTTTTCTTTCCGAGTATGCTCAAATtcagaaggaaaaagaaaaggcagtTAGTCATACCTTACATTATTAGTATTTTGTGATGTGATTGTGAAAGATGATTGTGTTTATTTGGTGGTAGGCAGATGCTTTTTGTAAGGCTTTTGGAGAACATGAATCTACACCAAAGAAATTAGGAGACCCATCAATTTATAGGTAAGAGGAAAGGTGGATGATTGGATAAATATCCAAAAGATCCCCAAATCTGTGGTTCACAAACTCTCCCCATAAAGGCTCCTAAAATCTATCTACACTGCAAAATATTGTAGagaaattctattcatcatttccacactacacatcacatatgattttttaatttttttttttttttttgacttaccaaatgtgtggtgtatgaatTATGAATAGAAGAACTTAATTACTTTAGAaggaataaaatcaaaaaacattaaaaataaataaaaataagtgttgtatagaatgatgagtaaaaaaactTTGTTataaggagaaaaaggaaaatttttctcatcagttattattcactacttCACATTTCACATCCTATGAAAATCACCcacacactctataaaaaaaaaaaaaaattgtagatttaGAAGTATGgaagtaaatagtgactgatgtataacATTTCACTGCCAATGAATTTCATTCTTTCCTAAGCAACGAATATTGTTTCACTTGGGACCATATTCATTATTCCACAAAATTAGCCATTATTTGCACATTCATTTTCCATTACATGCAGTAGTCATTGCAGATGTAAGCAATCATTAAAAGTTGATGCCACTTGTTTTTGGTTAAAATTGAATTGTCAACATAATTCCCCCAAATAAGGTGCAATTAATTTGAGTAACAATAAATTTCTGCTATTTACAAGTTTATAGGTAAACACACTACTTATTATGCAATTAGAAAAACATCTTTGTTGACCTTTCCCTGACTAGGTTCTCGTTATATTGATGATGCAAAATAGGTGACATTCCAAATAGCACAAAACATCAGATATATTCCTCATCCCCACCACTTTCcatcttttttctgtttttggaacACCATGCCGACCCGTCCAAATCTCCAATGCTCATGCTATGCACCTTCCACCAGCCACAGTCAagggaaaaataagaagaaattgtGAACACCATGTCATtttgtatatgttttttttcattGTCATTTTCCTTCTTAATTTTTTCGCCCCCAGACGAAATTAAAAAAACGTAACGTTATACACATCGAAAAACTTGCCCACACCAATTCTTCTGTACAGAAGGTCTTCACTGCGACTCAAGACCAGAAAGGTAAACCCATCTCTACTTTCTACCAGAGTTCTATAACTCACCCCCTTCCCCAAAACAAGCACCCCGCACAAATTTATGAATTTCAATCTACAGAATGTACATTAGACGGATGAATCACATACTCACCCTGGCAACGCTTCACTTAATTCGTCGCCCACCCATCACATATTATTTACGGTTCAGTTCAGTTTTATAGTGAAAAAGTTCTACACCGTCAATTGAAGACCCAAAGCAGTGCTTCCACCAAATCTTCAATGAACCGTCTCCATAAATGGCACAATAGAGGCTTCTCTTAATTTATGCATCAGCCTGCGAAAAATTGGGAGAATGACAAGCACATATGAAGTGTATCACATAAAACTAACAGCAACAGAATTCACTGTAATCAGAAATAATCAGTCATTATTAGTCAAGCAGTTGTTACATATATGGCTTCAAgcacttgtgaaaaaaaaaatactaatcaaAAAACATATGTGGCTTCAGTTTTTGTACCTTCTTCGGAAAAGGCAAACATGCCACCAAGCATATCATCATCGTCCCCTGGTTTTTCCCTCTCACAGTGGTTACTGTTGCAGTCAACATCAACAGCACCAACTTCAGTTAATCCATGGCTACCATTGCAGGGAATCACCTCAAAGTGGCCTGCCTGAAATAAAGATCCAAAATCTACGGGATTGTGCACGGTTATAGGCTCCTCATCAGGAGTAATCAAATTAGAAGCATATCGGTCAGAAGTTAAAACCAATACATCAGTTCTCCCACTACTGCTTAGGCACAGGGCTTCTCTTTTGATACAACCATCAACTTGAGAATCAGTATTTTTTGGATGTTCAGATAGAATAGGTACAACGTTTGAAGAGTTCCGCTTCAGAATGGAATGCTCAACAATGGCACACCCTCTTCTTTCATGGTAAATCTCATTCAACAAATGGAAACCGGGTGCACAAGGCTTCTCACTATTAATTTGATCCAAGTCAAGTAAATTCTCGATTCTTCTTGATGACCCTGACAGGAATttgaacatcaacaaaataaagtaGTATTCATATGGACTACATTTgttcaagtaaaaaataataattcactTTTAGCAGTTTGATGTAGATTGCTTCTatcaataacaatattaaaagatGATGTCTTAATATAATCTCTCTTTGAAAATGTATTTCTTACCCCCATCCGAGCTTTCAGTTGAACTAAGCGAAGATGGTTTTGAGTGACAAATGACAGTCTCTTCTGTGATCTTGCCTTCACCTGGACGAGGCCCTGAGGACGTTGAAGTTGGATATCTTCCACCAGAAAGGTCTCTGAATCAAAGCAACCAAGCATGCAgttaaaaaataacagaaacaATCAGCATAATAAAACAGATACACGCAGATACAGAGCCTCTACAGGACAACTGAATCACTGATAGGCTTGATGATGATAGATAAATTTTGGCAGTATCTGACTGATTGAAAatctcagtaagcagatgacagtCCAATGAGTCCTACTTGCAAGCCGGTGTGGGGGATAATCTCCACAATGCTGACATGACAGGAGTTGACTTCAaagaaagttcaaaaatttgaATTCTAAATTGTGGAGGACACACCCCTGACATGGCAGAAGTTGACTTGAAAGAGGTtcagatttttgaatttttattttttaaaatctaagaTGTTTGACTTTTAAACTAGCTTTTGTCAGGTGTGTGTTCTCCGCACCAGctagcaaatatttttcttttggagtAGTTAACGCTACAAAGTTGACATATGCAGAAGTAAAGATGATTTGGACTTTCTCAGCAAATGCCTCTAGACCCCGTGATAGCACATTTAAATCACTGGACAGCTGTAAATTGTAACAGCCAAGTAGTCAGTGTCTATATCAGGTATATAATTTGTTATCAGTATGTTTACGACgaaatattgaaagaaaaaaatgcagtTGTAGGCATCGATCTTTATTCTAAAGCATATATAAAATTGACTTGAGGGGATAAACCTCAAGGCTATAGTGACAAAGCTATAAGCCATCATCAAATATTTTGAGATGCTCTACCATCTCAGTGCTTTGGTATCAATGACAATAAGGACCCACACTTGTTCCTCTCCCATGACAGTGACAAGAAGATCAGTTGAAAAAAGGTTGTTGAAAGGTTACTTTGACACGTCCCTTTTCAATTAGCATTCCAGTAAACCATCATCCATGTCCAACACTAAGAAAGATTAAACCAATCTTAACTAGAATCTTTTATCAAGATACAACACCAAAATATCAGGATAGGAACCACTATACCAATTCTTATGTAGATATTAAAGGCAGAAAGGAATTACCTGTCACTCCAGTCTGATTTTATGCTAAGGAAATGGTCGAAAACAGGCAATAATTCCTTCCGCCTTATTTCCACTTCATGGATGtgaactttttcaatttcatacTCTCCACCAGCAAGAGTGTCAACTCTTGGAGATTCCATCATATAAAAACAAATCTAgaacaatgaaataaataaatgacaaaCAAAATATAGCAGAACCTAATGGGCATCACAACTTTTAACTCAAACAAATACCTTGGATTTTTGCCATATTGGTAACCTGCCAGAGCTTATCTGCACCTCTGCATTGGATAGGTACCAGTGAGATCTTTCATGAGGCTTTCCAGAATAAGTCTTCACCATATTTGTCCCCGTCATACCACCATTTATGCACAGAAAATCTATTCCATAGTCATCTGCTGAAATGGAATTATTCTGAATAACACCAGCAGCATCCTGTCCATGAATATTGGTACCAGAACCAAATTCCTCTCTTTCTTGCCAATCTGACCTTCTGCATACATCCCACCACTGATTAGGTTCAACTTTAACTCTTAACTCATCCTCCTGCATATGTACAAATGAAGCTGATTGGGTCCTCAAACCGCTGTCAGATCCTTCGATCCCTACTGATGGCAAAAGTTCATGTTGAACTACATATCCTGATGGAGTATAAACCAACAGATGCTCCAAGGTATTGGCCTTCAAGTTAGCATGCTGAAGAGTTTGAGATAACGAGTTATGGAAAATAGCAGCAACAGCTCCAGATGGCACAAAAACCTTTCCTGTTGCAGAAGCAGTGGGATTGCTAACCGTATTAAGCCATCCAAAACTACTATATTTTATTCTGCTCACAACAGAGAGAGCAAtaggtggtggtggaggaaaAGATTGCTGATGAATGACGCAAGATGAAGTAGACCACCAAGGCGCAGACAAAGCTGGAAACAGGGAGGGCTCCTCACCTTGGGAACTTATAATTCTGAAACCCGCATCACCACCAAATGGggacaaaacaaaaacatggcAAGTCCCCTTGGACGAAACAACTGCAATCCACTGACTATAATGACTAAAGCAAATGTCCTGGATTATCTGCGAgataaataaaacagaaaaaggaacaaaaataaaacctcaTAAATCaagtccatacaaaaaaagaatcatagaaagcaacaataatttttaagttCAATTATACGGACAGCTGATGTTATTCCACGATGTAGCTGGTAAAGATGCACGTGAGAAGAGCTCCAATCATAACTGAGAACACCCGATCCACTTCGAGTGCAAGATGGCATTATCCggaaaatatttatgttattcCCATACACTGAGGCAGTAACCAGAAGAGTCCCACTAGGGTCAAAGCATAGTGCAGATATTGGACTGGTATGTGCTTTAAATTGTGATATAACAGCTCGGGAAACAAAGTCCTTGACAACAACCTGCAGTCAACCATTGTTAGAGAGAGTCACCAACTATATCTCACTTCAATATCATTATGAGGAATACTAAATGATACATTAGTTTGGTTCAACATGAAAGAACCCTAAAGGTAGACAAGCATTATATTCAGGTAATTTTCACACATGTTCAGCTTTTAATGATGATCAACAATATAATGAAAACTTTGCATCATACAACAAGAAAGCATCAATGAACTTGCCCAGCAAACCAAAAGACTATAAATCTAGTCTAAAAGGGAGTTCATTTCCAGCATTTGGGTGAAGTTTCATGTCGTAATATAGCATATCGTAATATAGCATATGATTTTATCATGATGCaagcataaaaataatatggttGGCAAGCACATTTTCAGCATAAACAACAAACAGAGCCCTAGTTTATAAAAGAAGTAAACTTTAATGCTTAACAGGAATAGCACAGATACTAATAACcttcacaaaattttatataatggtTAAAATACTTAGCATATACATAGGGAATTAATACTAACCATCCCTGCGTTATCCATATCTGTTCCTGAATGCCTACCAACTTTCCAGCCTGAATTTGGTGATACCGGAGAGTTAGATCCATCAGGGAGCAGTTCTTGATAGTATTTTGACAAAGTTTTGTATCCCATGTCTCCCAGGTTGATTATTCCAGCAGCCAATTGTTTACTAGATTCCTTTGCATAACGGGCAACCAAACTACCACTTCCAGGTGATGTCGACGGACTAACTCCTGGAGAGGGAGTGAGGTTTTGTGGGCTTAATCGACCCATATTAGAAACCAGAGGATTGTTGGATGCATAAGCTAACCATCTTGGACCCACAGCCATTGGACCATAACCAACATTAACCCCAGTGGCTCCCTGTCCTGCTAACTGAGGAACAGGATAGGTAAGAACACTGAATTTATTCTCGAGAGTGAGCGCATCAATGCAGTAAATCTGCCACCAAATACCATGAA
This genomic interval from Juglans microcarpa x Juglans regia isolate MS1-56 chromosome 4D, Jm3101_v1.0, whole genome shotgun sequence contains the following:
- the LOC121259503 gene encoding autophagy-related protein 18g-like isoform X2; amino-acid sequence: MMKKGKGKNNGLLPNSLRIISSCLKTVSTNASTVASTVRSAGSSVAASISSASSDDHKDQVTWAGFDRLEFGPSVFKHVLLLGYQNGFQVLDVEDASSFSELVSKRDGPVSFLQIQPFPALSDGGEGFKTSHPLLLVVAGDEMNSSGLSQHRSNLGGLGRDGNLESRSGNSANSPTAVRFYSLRSHCYVHVLRFRSAVCMVRCSPRIVAVGLATQIYCIDALTLENKFSVLTYPVPQLAGQGATGVNVGYGPMAVGPRWLAYASNNPLVSNMGRLSPQNLTPSPGVSPSTSPGSGSLVARYAKESSKQLAAGIINLGDMGYKTLSKYYQELLPDGSNSPVSPNSGWKVGRHSGTDMDNAGMVVVKDFVSRAVISQFKAHTSPISALCFDPSGTLLVTASVYGNNINIFRIMPSCTRSGSGVLSYDWSSSHVHLYQLHRGITSAIIQDICFSHYSQWIAVVSSKGTCHVFVLSPFGGDAGFRIISSQGKVFVPSGAVAAIFHNSLSQTLQHANLKANTLEHLLVYTPSGYVVQHELLPSVGIEGSDSGLRTQSASFVHMQEDELRVKVEPNQWWDVCRRSDWQEREEFGSGTNIHGQDAAGVIQNNSISADDYGIDFLCINGGMTGTNMVKTYSGKPHERSHWYLSNAEVQISSGRLPIWQKSKICFYMMESPRVDTLAGGEYEIEKVHIHEVEIRRKELLPVFDHFLSIKSDWSDRDLSGGRYPTSTSSGPRPGEGKITEETVICHSKPSSLSSTESSDGGSSRRIENLLDLDQINSEKPCAPGFHLLNEIYHERRGCAIVEHSILKRNSSNVVPILSEHPKNTDSQVDGCIKREALCLSSSGRTDVLVLTSDRYASNLITPDEEPITVHNPVDFGSLFQAGHFEVIPCNGSHGLTEVGAVDVDCNSNHCEREKPGDDDDMLGGMFAFSEEG
- the LOC121259503 gene encoding autophagy-related protein 18g-like isoform X1 yields the protein MMKKGKGKNNGLLPNSLRIISSCLKTVSTNASTVASTVRSAGSSVAASISSASSDDHKDQVTWAGFDRLEFGPSVFKHVLLLGYQNGFQVLDVEDASSFSELVSKRDGPVSFLQIQPFPALSDGGEGFKTSHPLLLVVAGDEMNSSGLSQHRSNLGGLGRDGNLESRSGNSANSPTAVRFYSLRSHCYVHVLRFRSAVCMVRCSPRIVAVGLATQIYCIDALTLENKFSVLTYPVPQLAGQGATGVNVGYGPMAVGPRWLAYASNNPLVSNMGRLSPQNLTPSPGVSPSTSPGSGSLVARYAKESSKQLAAGIINLGDMGYKTLSKYYQELLPDGSNSPVSPNSGWKVGRHSGTDMDNAGMVVVKDFVSRAVISQFKAHTSPISALCFDPSGTLLVTASVYGNNINIFRIMPSCTRSGSGVLSYDWSSSHVHLYQLHRGITSAIIQDICFSHYSQWIAVVSSKGTCHVFVLSPFGGDAGFRIISSQGEEPSLFPALSAPWWSTSSCVIHQQSFPPPPPIALSVVSRIKYSSFGWLNTVSNPTASATGKVFVPSGAVAAIFHNSLSQTLQHANLKANTLEHLLVYTPSGYVVQHELLPSVGIEGSDSGLRTQSASFVHMQEDELRVKVEPNQWWDVCRRSDWQEREEFGSGTNIHGQDAAGVIQNNSISADDYGIDFLCINGGMTGTNMVKTYSGKPHERSHWYLSNAEVQISSGRLPIWQKSKICFYMMESPRVDTLAGGEYEIEKVHIHEVEIRRKELLPVFDHFLSIKSDWSDRDLSGGRYPTSTSSGPRPGEGKITEETVICHSKPSSLSSTESSDGGSSRRIENLLDLDQINSEKPCAPGFHLLNEIYHERRGCAIVEHSILKRNSSNVVPILSEHPKNTDSQVDGCIKREALCLSSSGRTDVLVLTSDRYASNLITPDEEPITVHNPVDFGSLFQAGHFEVIPCNGSHGLTEVGAVDVDCNSNHCEREKPGDDDDMLGGMFAFSEEG